A stretch of the Vidua chalybeata isolate OUT-0048 chromosome Z, bVidCha1 merged haplotype, whole genome shotgun sequence genome encodes the following:
- the RUSC2 gene encoding AP-4 complex accessory subunit RUSC2 isoform X2, producing MDSPPKLTGETLIVHHIPLVHCQIPDRQCCSMSKRTNPFCQPDLSISRTSALPDRDLSQTDSLVYSSFLQTSETSAETSDHKERKARDLIVPSVSKRHNPFLLSEGEDLNIFGDDLGQKSFHLHNSLVDGKPPFNLQDLALPPFHLHDSKHIVKSWNMASRSGVVDGQEDKLSSDDIQKRNNANRCHQASERMELDECSCHRGSSSNFSFDSGDQEWNQNMGESLRNQDALHRTCSCSSSEIQHCHCYSSSSQSEVIDQQMGYISDSSCNSSDGVLVNFSALYNKMNGQPQSNLNSANLSCDSSFCSHSDTGAFYLDLHSSPTESKMSCESHNPESSGKVCGCQHSSSPVLDANCNSYHLHCEPCTSESSDLTACFQSQARLVVATQNYYKLVTCDLSSQSSPSPVGSSITSCSEDQTKGSPAQPTEYYLFRRPDLRQEGNVECSEEEPKGESSQNMIEGQVYVNVSPPNLNTSRQRSRSYDQNLDRSPGSRLGSLERMVSCPVKLSESPAIPIQSSPPKRVTSFAELAKGRKKNSTSPPHRSSGDSSLEFSPIPETQQDCPTFLEERARRSQSLPPMPFIHGLNRSCEGFCLNHAFGDSQALCSTKDSISSEKVPSGHGAGGGTDSNPVVRYSKDQRPTTLPIQPFVFQHHFSKPSKARALHSHFASSLSQFYSLSSNRSASQQISSSQSSALATSAEQVAVVGSQAHGMLVTQRSADGAASHGDGGIKKPGPETTRPSPLGSYSPVRCNVPFFQSVDSSASPTAERAEDSQPPRSRSCPISANLLPTRSSPAVSAMQPSKATKADTLRQKENPKMIPKKEAPLEPSPPLSEYQLHSGSLPPLSVGAMSISRVGGHADSHWRSGSETSSSGPLSNMGIRPFNGQSMRQLQLTYNDFFPDYFSLAEKPPAEFCLSPDGNTESISIDLLQKKGLVKAINTAVDLIVAHFGTSRDPGVKAKLGNSSVSPNVGHLILKYLCPAVRDILSDGLKAYVLDMIIGQRRNIPWSVVEASTQLGPSTKLLHSLYSKISQYTELTNHTMRFNAFIFGLLNIQSLEFWFNHLYNHEDIILAHYQPVGFLCLSHSVCQPLFEELLLLLQPLSLLPFNLDLLFEHHLMQMGKEQQQQKELLRVKQDLLLSVHSTLQLMQTRGSSEDPDGCSTAPETCQGGARDGDISPGLSPQQAVSEKRVKGVGASCGEGDREEEQSKMRESTWEGKKDKQAGWWYQLMQTSQIYIESSAEGSKFIRSEKKKAALNPAPRSVETRKAPPPREGVVEGAEACPIAEGTLDERPKAASKPSPEAMKEPLEKPQQVVVGEEVKERSWPFWMGSPPDSVLTELKHSKEKEAQQRVGAAAAPQEDSSTNASEGSQSIKWGHLFGSRKVQKEPRQPNRLPSGWLSLDKSVFQLVAQTVGASMCREAAPEPDPPHPEPSEASAVARPARGMSPHPTCEVKALCHHIATESGQLSFNKGDILHVISKVDGDWLQCSLGSKKGLVPIMYVTHPQDEDY from the exons ATGGATAGTCCACCCAAACTGACTGGTGAGACACTGATTGTCCATCACATTCCCCTGGTGCATTGCCAGATCCCTGATAGACAGTGCTGCTCCATGAGCAAAAGGACCAACCCCTTCTGCCAGCCAGATCTCAGCATTTCACGGACCTCTGCCCTTCCAGACAGAGACCTCTCACAGACTGACTCCTTGGTGTACAGCAGCTTTCTCCAGACCTCTGAAACCTCAGCAGAGACCTCGGatcacaaagaaagaaaagcaagggaTCTGATTGTCCCTAGTGTCAGTAAGCGACACAACCCTTTCCTGCTGAGTGAGGGTGAAGACCTCAATATTTTTGGGGATGACTTGGGTCAAAAATCTTTCCACCTTCACAACTCACTCGTTGATGGCAAGCCTCCCTTCAATCTGCAGGATCTGGCCTTGCCCCCTTTCCACCTCCACGACTCCAAACACATTGTGAAATCCTGGAACATGGCCAGCCGGTCTGGTGTGGTGGACGGGCAAGAGGACAAACTCAGCAGTGACGACATCCAGAAGAGGAACAATGCGAACAGGTGCCATCAGGCCTCGGAACGCATGGAGCTGGATGAATGCAGCTGCCATCGTGGCAGCTCCTCCAACTTCTCCTTTGACAGTGGTGACCAGGAATGGAACCAGAACATGGGTGAATCACTGAGGAATCAGGatgccctgcacaggacatgcAGTTGTTCCAGCTCAGAGATCCAGCACTGTCACTGCTACAGTTCATCAAGTCAGTCTGAAGTGATTGACCAACAGATGGGCTACATCAGTGACTCTTCTTGCAACAGTTCTGATGGGGTCCTGGTGAACTTCAGTGCTCTCTACAACAAAATGAATGGTCAGCCTCAATCCAATCTGAATTCAGCTAACCTGTCCTGTGACTCTTCCTTCTGCAGCCACTCAGACACAGGAGCTTTTTACCTGGATTTACACTCATCACCCACTGAATCCAAGATGTCTTGTGAGTCGCATAACCCAGAAAGTTCAGGGAAGGTGTGTGGGTGTCAACACTCCTCCTCACCTGTCCTTGATGCTAACTGCAACTCCTATCACCTCCACTGTGAGCCTTGCACTTCGGAGAGCTCAGACCTCACTGCCTGCTTCCAGAGCCAAGCACGGCTTGTTGTGGCTACTCAGAATTACTATAAGTTAGTCACGTGTGACTTGTCTTCCCAGTCATCCCCGAGCCCTGTGGGATCTTCCATAACTAGTTGCTCAGAAGACCAGACCAAGGGtagcccagcccagcccacagAATACTATCTGTTCAGAAGGCCTGACCTGAGACAAGAAGGCAATGTAGAGTGTAGTGAAGAGGAGCCAAAGGGAGAATCCAGTCAGAACATGATTGAGGGTCAGGTCTATGTCAATGTGTCGCCACCGAACCTCAACACAAGCCGGCAGCGCTCCAGGAGCTATGATCAGAACCTGGACAGGAGTCCTGGCAGTAGGCTGGGTTCCTTGGAGCGCATGGTGAGCTGTCCAGTCAAGCTGAGTGAAAGTCCAGCAATACCCATTCAGAGCTCTCCCCCCAAGAGGGTGACATCGTTCGCTGAACTGGCTAAAGGACGGAAAAAGAACAGCACCTCCCCACCACACCGCTCTAGTGGTGATTCTTCCCTGGAGTTCTCTCCTATCCCTGAGACTCAGCAGGATTGCCCAACCTTCCTTGAAGAAAGAGCTCGGCGCAGCCAGAGTCTTCCACCCATGCCCTTCATCCATGGCCTGAACCGGAGCTGCGAGGGCTTTTGTTTGAATCATGCTTTTGGGGACAGCCAGGCTTTGTGTTCCACCAAAGACTCCATCTCCAGTGAGAAGGTCCCCAGTGGGCATGGGGCAG GTGGTGGCACAGACAGCAATCCTGTGGTACGCTACAGCAAGGACCAGCGTCCCACAACTCTGCCCATCCAGCCCTTTGTTTTTCAGCACCATTTCAGCAAGCCATCCAAGGCACGTGCCCTGCACAGCCATTTTgcctccagcctttcccagttCTACAGCTTGTCCAGCAACCGCTCTGCCAGCCAGCAGATTTCCAGTTCCCAGTCCTCAGCCTTGGCCACCTCGGCAGAGCAGGTGGCGGTGGTGGGGAGCCAGGCCCATGGCATGCTCGTGACCCAGCGCTCAGCAGATGGAGCTGCCTCGCACGGTGATGGGGGCATCAAGAAGCCTGGCCCCGAAACAACCCGTCCATCCCCCCTGGGCAGTTACTCCCCTGTGCGATGCAATGTGCCTTTCTTCCAAAGCGTGGACTCCTCTGCCTCGCCTACTGCAGAGAGAGCTGAAGACAGCCAGCCCCCCAGAAGCAGGTCCTGCCCCATTTCTGCTAACCTCCTTCCCACAAGGTCATCTCCTGCTGTCAGTGCCATGCAGCCCTCCAAAGCCACCAAAGCTGACACCCTGAGGCAAAAGGAGAACCCCAAGATGATTCCCAAGAAGGAGGCCCCCCTGGAACCAAGCCCACCACTCTCTGAATACCAACTCCACAGTGGGTCCCTCCCGCCCCTCTCAGTGGGTGCCATGTCCATAAGCAGAGTAGGAGGCCATGCAGATTCACACTGGAGAAGTGGCAGTGAGACAAGCAGCTCTGGTCCCCTAAGCAACATGGGAATACGGCCTTTCAATG GACAGTCTATGCGGCAACTTCAGCTTACCTACAATGACTTTTTCCCTGACTACTTCTCCCTAGCGGAGAAACCTCCTGCTGAGTTCTGCCTTTCCCCAGATGGCAACACAGAGTCCATCTCCATCGACTTGCTGCAGAAGAAGG GTCTGGTGAAGGCCATCAACACGGCTGTTGACCTGATTGTGGCTCACTTTGGAACcagcagggatccaggggtGAAG GCCAAACTTGGGAACAGCTCTGTGAGCCCCAATGTGGGGCATCTCATCCTGAAATACCTGTGCCCAGCTGTCCGGGACATTCTGAGTGATGGGCTCAAGGCTTACGTCCTGGACATGATCATTGGCCAGAGGAGGAACATCCCCTGGAGCGTGGTGGAGGCATCCACCCAGCTAG GGCCCTCTACAAAGTTGCTGCACAGCCTCTACAGCAAGATCAGCCAGTACACAGAGCTCACCAACCACACCATGCGGTTCAACGCGTTCATCTTCGGCCTCCTCAA TATCCAGTCCTTGGAGTTCTGGTTCAACCACCTTTACAACCATGAAG ACATCATTCTGGCACACTACCAACCAGTGGGCTTCTTGTGCCTGTCTCACAGTGTGTGCCAACCTCTTTTTGAGGAGCTCCTGCTCCTACTCCAacctctctccctgctgcccttcaACCTAGACCTCCTCTTTGAGCACCACCTGATGCAGATgggcaaagagcagcagcagcaaaaggagcTGCTGCGTGTGAAGCAGgacctgctgctttctgtgcacTCCACCCTGCAGCTGATGCAGACCCGGGGCAGCAGTGAGGATCCTGATGGCTGCAGCACCGCACCTGAAACATGCCAAGGGGGTGCCAGAGATGGTGATATCTCACCAGGGCTCAGCCCACAGCAAGCTGTGAGTGAGAAGAGGGTCAAGGGAGTGGGGGCTTCCTGTGGAGAAGGTGACAGGGAGGAAGAGCAAAGCAAGATGCGAGAGAGCACGTGGGAGGGGAAGAAGGACAAGCAGGCAGGCTGGTGGTACCAGCTCATGCAGACATCTCAGATTTACATCGAGAGCTCAGCCGAAGGCTCAAAGTTCATCCgctctgaaaagaagaaagcgGCTTTGAATCCTGCACCCAGGTCAGTGGAGACACGTAAGGCACCACCTCCCCGAGAAGGTGTGGTGGAGGGTGCAGAGGCTTGTCCCATTGCTGAGGGAACCTTGGATGAGAGGCCTAAGGCGGCCAGCAAGCCAAGTCCTGAAGCCATGAAAGAGCCCTTGGAAAAGCCCCAGCAGGTAGTGGTTGGCGAAGAAGTGAAGGAACGGAGCTGGCCCTTCTGGATGGGCAGCCCCCCAGACTCTGTGCTTACAGAGCTAAAGCAcagcaaggagaaggaggcTCAGCAAagagtgggagcagcagcagccccccaAGAGGACAGCAGCACCAATGCATCAGAGGGCAGCCAATCCATCAAGTGGGGACACTTGTTTGGGTCCAGGAAGGTACAAAAAGAGCCCAGACAACCAAACAG GTTGCCCTCTGGCTGGCTGAGCTTGGACAAATCCGTGTTCCAGCTGGTGGCCCAGACAGTTGGGGCTAGCATGTGCCGTGAAGCAGCCCCGGAGCCAGACCCTCCCCATCCAGAACCATCTGAGGCATCTGCTGTGGCACGACCAGCCCGGGGAATGTCTCCTCACCCTACCTG TGAGGTCAAGGCTCTTTGCCATCACATTGCCACTGAGTCAGGACAACTGAGCTTCAACAAAGGGGATATTCTGCATGTCATCTCCAAGGTGGATGGTGACTGGCTGCAGTGCAGCCTTGGCTCCAAGAAGGGTCTGGTGCCCATCATGTACGTCACCCACCCTCAGGACGAGGACTATTGA